Proteins found in one Methanospirillum hungatei JF-1 genomic segment:
- a CDS encoding PKD domain-containing protein: MTYKTVRDTPYLILLILGIFLLCPCIAAGSEIISPVVFESGYHNMTEDRSGVSANETIQADSLTPPVALFSLSQSTGPVPLTVQFTDHSTGNPTLWGWYFGDGGTSNEQNPEHTYSAPGVYPVGFLVSNSAGYNKTFVPGLIQAQNPLPTPAPVPTPGTYPPAASFIGSPTTGSVPLTVLFIDTSADKPTSWAWYFGDGSYSPRQHPYHTYTRPGIYPVSLTASNAGGSDTFIAESYIVASTPVPTPTPRPTIRPPCPLVLSQSAAVTDPALPVAKFSAEIIDASDITIIQFLDESLGDPTFRLWYFDDGSYSTDMNPVYTYTRPGTYQVSLMVVNDAGSSSVSGKVEVGNKIGTGGTGNLTRTPFLKTTPLSPEFAEIVAQDPKSWAWFFEEWNTSAGNVPHINLTPGGVSQSGDFGKHAEESMALKEGIIKAGFGGL; encoded by the coding sequence ATGACATACAAAACCGTACGTGATACACCATATCTCATACTGCTTATTCTGGGCATATTCCTTCTTTGTCCATGCATTGCGGCTGGTTCAGAGATCATCTCACCGGTCGTATTTGAATCCGGATATCACAATATGACTGAAGATAGGAGTGGAGTATCGGCAAATGAGACAATTCAGGCTGATTCACTCACGCCGCCGGTCGCCTTATTCTCATTAAGTCAGTCAACCGGCCCGGTTCCTCTGACCGTTCAGTTTACCGATCATTCCACCGGAAACCCGACACTCTGGGGATGGTACTTCGGTGATGGCGGAACCTCCAATGAACAGAACCCTGAACATACCTATTCTGCACCGGGGGTGTATCCGGTCGGTTTCCTCGTCTCCAACAGTGCCGGATATAATAAGACATTTGTTCCCGGGCTGATACAGGCACAAAACCCACTTCCAACTCCTGCTCCGGTCCCGACACCGGGCACCTATCCGCCGGCTGCATCATTCATAGGATCACCAACTACCGGATCGGTCCCACTCACGGTTCTCTTCATCGATACCTCTGCAGACAAACCTACATCATGGGCATGGTACTTCGGTGATGGCAGTTATTCACCCCGGCAGCATCCCTATCATACCTACACCCGTCCGGGGATATATCCGGTATCACTCACCGCTTCGAATGCAGGAGGATCTGATACCTTCATCGCAGAGAGTTATATCGTTGCATCCACCCCGGTCCCGACCCCGACACCACGACCAACGATTAGGCCGCCTTGTCCTCTCGTCCTCTCTCAGTCAGCAGCAGTGACTGATCCGGCCTTACCGGTTGCGAAGTTCAGTGCAGAGATCATTGACGCATCTGATATCACCATTATACAGTTTCTTGATGAATCTCTCGGAGATCCTACCTTCCGTCTCTGGTACTTCGATGATGGCAGCTATTCAACTGATATGAATCCGGTCTATACCTATACGAGGCCGGGAACATACCAGGTATCCCTGATGGTCGTCAATGATGCCGGTTCCAGTTCGGTTTCAGGAAAGGTTGAGGTAGGGAATAAGATCGGTACAGGGGGTACCGGAAATCTGACTCGAACTCCCTTTTTGAAAACCACTCCTCTCTCACCAGAGTTTGCAGAGATAGTTGCACAGGATCCAAAATCCTGGGCCTGGTTCTTTGAAGAATGGAATACATCAGCAGGGAATGTCCCTCACATAAATCTGACTCCCGGTGGGGTATCTCAATCTGGGGATTTCGGGAAACATGCAGAAGAGAGTATGGCTCTCAAAGAGGGGATAATCAAGGCTGGCTTTGGTGGATTGTAA
- a CDS encoding DUF3467 domain-containing protein translates to MKTSEKNNPGTLDLHELYAYKPEDLSLDITHTSYSNMAYVQVSYRDVSIDFLEMPGVRSEGKNIVKGSRVYMSHAAAQKLAESLSKLLDKVHSDGEMETYTPVSDHTQSNSPATKKSK, encoded by the coding sequence ATGAAAACAAGTGAGAAAAATAATCCCGGGACTCTTGATCTTCATGAATTATATGCATATAAACCGGAAGATCTGAGTCTGGATATTACCCATACCTCATACTCAAACATGGCATATGTTCAGGTCTCTTATCGGGATGTGTCAATTGATTTTCTTGAAATGCCTGGAGTAAGAAGTGAAGGTAAAAATATTGTCAAAGGGTCAAGGGTATATATGTCTCATGCAGCGGCTCAGAAATTAGCCGAATCATTATCCAAACTCCTTGATAAAGTTCATTCAGACGGTGAGATGGAAACATATACTCCGGTTTCAGATCATACTCAATCAAATAGTCCAGCAACTAAAAAATCAAAATAA
- a CDS encoding restriction endonuclease subunit S: MDKKYVSFYWLSKSGRHQITRDARGSSQSMVKISQEHILSWVIPMPPIQEQIKIVETIETFIQNLSKIQNKIFESKVLLQEYHSALISAAVTAKIDVRETIPTRSEAQS, encoded by the coding sequence ATGGATAAAAAATATGTTAGTTTTTACTGGTTAAGCAAATCTGGCCGGCATCAAATTACTCGAGACGCGAGAGGTTCAAGTCAATCAATGGTAAAGATCTCTCAAGAGCACATATTATCGTGGGTAATACCTATGCCACCTATCCAAGAACAGATAAAAATTGTTGAAACAATCGAGACCTTTATTCAAAATTTATCAAAAATTCAGAATAAAATTTTCGAATCAAAAGTATTACTCCAAGAATATCATTCCGCTCTCATCTCCGCCGCTGTAACCGCAAAGATCGATGTCCGTGAAACCATACCCACTCGTTCAGAGGCCCAATCATGA
- a CDS encoding GmrSD restriction endonuclease domain-containing protein — protein MTPHVSTFETAEPALLELLTHIHTGKAQLPDFQRGWVWDDNHIRSLIASVSRSFPIGAVMTMAVGENVRFRPRHFEGADEAKGKQPEVLVLDGQQRLTSMYLSLFSKGPVKTQTEKKQEIFRYYYLDIAKCLDPTEDRFDAVVSIPETKKLTSDFGRRIDLDLSTREHEYEQGMYPLPAIFDPAAHMEWTNGYKLHHQHEQTKTQLIDQFNMEIWLPFQQYKVPVIRLTKETPKEAVCQVFEAVNTGGVSLSVFELLTATFASDNFHLRDDWESKKKTLYDIPALKGVDESSYLTAITLLTSYQKQQSTNSAVSCKRKDVLNLSLSEYQENSILIIKGLKDAAQLLAKEKIFDIKTIPYQTQMIPLSAICAFLGQKLQNDTIKSKIMQWYWCGVLGELYGGANETRYALDITGVLSWLNGGEIPATIRDANFSPLRLLTLQSRLSAAYKGLMALLMKKGGCDFVNGDPVDIQTYFDQAIDIHHIFPKAYCEKQKYRRELWNSVINKAPLSSRTNRVIGGYKPSTYIESIQKQEKISPDRLDEIFLSHLIDPGKIRSDDFAGFIEHRAGELLTIIEQAMGKTISGRDSEEYLREIKRIQ, from the coding sequence ATGACACCCCACGTATCCACGTTCGAAACCGCAGAACCCGCATTATTAGAACTTCTTACTCACATTCACACCGGAAAAGCCCAGCTTCCTGATTTCCAGCGGGGTTGGGTCTGGGATGATAATCATATCCGTTCCCTGATTGCCAGCGTATCGCGTTCCTTCCCTATCGGTGCAGTCATGACGATGGCAGTGGGCGAGAACGTCAGATTCCGCCCACGACACTTTGAGGGAGCAGACGAAGCGAAAGGCAAACAACCGGAAGTCCTCGTTCTAGACGGACAACAACGGCTCACCTCCATGTACCTCTCCCTATTCTCGAAAGGGCCGGTAAAAACCCAGACTGAAAAGAAACAGGAGATATTCCGCTATTATTATCTTGATATCGCCAAATGTCTGGATCCAACAGAAGACCGGTTTGATGCGGTTGTCTCCATACCGGAGACGAAAAAACTCACAAGTGATTTTGGCAGGAGGATTGATCTTGACCTGAGCACCCGGGAACATGAATATGAGCAGGGAATGTATCCACTCCCAGCGATATTCGATCCAGCTGCTCATATGGAATGGACAAACGGGTATAAACTTCATCACCAGCATGAGCAGACAAAGACTCAACTCATTGACCAGTTTAATATGGAGATCTGGCTTCCGTTCCAACAGTACAAAGTACCGGTCATCAGACTGACGAAGGAGACCCCGAAAGAGGCGGTGTGTCAGGTCTTTGAGGCGGTAAACACCGGGGGAGTGTCATTATCTGTCTTTGAACTCCTAACGGCCACCTTCGCTTCAGACAACTTCCATCTCCGTGACGACTGGGAATCAAAAAAGAAAACCCTGTATGATATCCCCGCATTGAAAGGAGTGGACGAATCATCCTACCTCACCGCAATAACCCTCCTGACAAGTTATCAGAAGCAACAGAGTACAAATTCAGCTGTCAGCTGTAAACGCAAGGACGTTCTCAACCTCTCCCTTTCTGAATACCAGGAGAACTCAATCCTGATTATTAAAGGACTGAAAGATGCAGCACAACTCCTGGCAAAAGAGAAGATCTTTGATATCAAGACCATCCCTTACCAGACCCAGATGATCCCCTTATCTGCAATTTGTGCATTTCTTGGACAAAAACTGCAGAATGATACGATAAAGTCGAAGATCATGCAATGGTACTGGTGTGGAGTGCTTGGAGAACTCTATGGCGGTGCAAATGAAACCAGGTATGCCCTTGATATTACCGGCGTTCTCTCCTGGCTCAACGGGGGAGAGATTCCGGCTACAATTCGGGATGCAAATTTCAGCCCGCTTCGACTCCTAACGCTGCAGAGTAGGCTTAGTGCGGCATACAAAGGACTCATGGCCCTTCTTATGAAGAAAGGAGGTTGTGACTTTGTCAATGGGGATCCGGTAGACATCCAGACCTACTTTGACCAGGCAATCGATATCCACCACATATTTCCAAAAGCATACTGTGAAAAACAGAAATACCGCCGGGAACTCTGGAACTCGGTTATTAACAAAGCCCCTCTTTCCAGCAGGACAAACCGGGTTATCGGGGGGTATAAGCCCAGTACCTACATTGAGTCAATCCAGAAACAGGAGAAGATCAGTCCTGACCGCCTTGATGAGATTTTTCTTTCTCATCTGATCGATCCCGGAAAGATTCGATCTGATGATTTTGCCGGATTTATCGAACACCGGGCAGGAGAATTACTCACCATCATCGAGCAGGCTATGGGGAAAACCATCTCCGGTCGAGATAGCGAAGAATATCTGAGAGAGATAAAAAGGATACAATAA
- a CDS encoding type I restriction endonuclease, which yields MRQLHYSEKNENSLDITILINAIPVITIELKNPMIG from the coding sequence ATCCGCCAGCTCCATTACTCGGAGAAGAACGAGAACTCCCTTGACATTACAATCCTCATCAATGCTATCCCTGTCATCACCATTGAACTCAAAAACCCCATGATCGGGTAG
- a CDS encoding ATP-binding protein, producing the protein MNSSKILEILSAYNPFWISGAIDAGIPRDLLPACCAQVQSKEVLVLKGIRHSGKSTLMNQVIQELLKTGILPTAVLRVNLEEPLFASEYSITLLEDIYRTYRERVYPEGKCWVFLDEIQQVTDWESWVRGRQDTEDIKFFVTGSSASILSREIGTKLTGRNVTFEVFPLSFIEYLRFNDVDVRTELDYFNKKTTIRNLFHEYLMYGGFPEVTLKKTENEKKILLKSYFDDILYRDIVSRYEIRDVTSLRNLAVYLLTQVARPTNISKLKKNFSISQDKTESYISALLESYLLFQITSFSYSLKHSMRSGFKPYAIDNGLRNRVAFSFSEDTGWQVENVIACFLRQQYEEVYFSKNGNEIDFIVKEGMHIRRRIQVWYDDISVREIPSRELARFIIPLQGDDNPESILLTNDYEDVIEHDGISIRCIPVVKYLLSW; encoded by the coding sequence GTGAACTCATCAAAAATCCTTGAAATATTATCTGCATATAACCCGTTCTGGATATCAGGGGCTATTGATGCGGGCATTCCCAGGGATCTGCTCCCTGCCTGCTGTGCACAAGTTCAATCCAAAGAAGTACTGGTTCTGAAAGGAATACGTCACTCCGGAAAATCCACACTCATGAACCAGGTTATTCAGGAGCTCTTAAAAACAGGGATCCTTCCTACTGCTGTCCTCCGGGTTAATCTGGAAGAGCCACTCTTTGCTTCAGAGTATTCCATCACCCTTCTCGAAGATATCTATCGGACGTATCGGGAAAGGGTATATCCGGAAGGGAAATGCTGGGTTTTTCTTGATGAGATACAACAGGTGACCGACTGGGAATCATGGGTTCGGGGGAGGCAGGATACAGAAGACATCAAGTTTTTTGTAACCGGCTCTTCAGCATCCATCCTTTCCCGTGAGATCGGAACGAAACTAACCGGGAGGAACGTCACTTTTGAGGTCTTCCCCCTTTCATTTATCGAATATCTACGGTTCAACGATGTGGATGTTCGAACAGAACTGGATTATTTCAATAAAAAAACCACAATACGAAATTTATTCCATGAATATCTCATGTATGGTGGCTTTCCAGAAGTGACACTCAAAAAAACGGAGAATGAGAAGAAGATCCTCCTGAAGAGTTACTTTGACGATATACTCTATCGGGACATCGTATCCAGGTATGAGATCCGGGATGTGACAAGTCTTCGAAATCTCGCGGTCTATCTGCTGACACAGGTAGCACGGCCCACAAATATCTCTAAACTAAAAAAGAATTTTTCCATATCACAGGATAAAACAGAATCATATATCTCTGCACTTTTGGAAAGTTACCTACTCTTTCAGATAACCAGCTTCTCGTATTCATTAAAACATTCCATGCGATCAGGATTCAAACCTTATGCAATCGACAATGGACTTCGTAATCGGGTTGCATTCTCATTTTCCGAAGACACCGGATGGCAGGTCGAAAATGTCATCGCCTGTTTTCTCAGGCAACAGTATGAGGAAGTGTACTTCTCGAAAAATGGAAACGAGATAGATTTCATCGTAAAAGAAGGGATGCATATCAGGCGGCGGATTCAGGTCTGGTATGATGACATTTCAGTCAGGGAGATACCTTCACGTGAATTAGCCAGGTTTATCATACCGCTTCAGGGAGATGATAATCCTGAATCCATTTTGCTTACGAACGATTATGAAGATGTTATCGAACATGATGGAATATCGATTCGATGCATACCGGTCGTGAAATATCTGTTATCATGGTGA
- the msrB gene encoding peptide-methionine (R)-S-oxide reductase MsrB, with translation MPSSDLIPIYHADTGTVRELKKVIRTDEEWSQILDKPVFDVARKGGTEPAFTGAFYATKIAGLYRCACCGTDLFSSVDKFDSGTGWPSFSGPVSAMNIRTRKDSGYGMERTEVLCGLCDAHLGHVFDDGPPPTGMRYCINSASLIFFPGIITIRQE, from the coding sequence ATGCCATCTTCTGACCTCATCCCTATCTATCATGCTGACACCGGAACCGTTCGGGAACTCAAAAAGGTCATCAGAACCGACGAAGAATGGAGCCAAATACTTGATAAACCCGTCTTTGATGTTGCGAGGAAAGGAGGGACAGAACCGGCGTTCACCGGGGCATTTTACGCAACCAAGATAGCCGGTCTCTACCGGTGTGCCTGTTGTGGGACAGACCTCTTCTCGTCAGTGGATAAATTTGATTCAGGGACCGGGTGGCCGAGTTTTTCAGGACCGGTGTCAGCCATGAACATCAGGACCAGGAAGGACTCAGGTTATGGAATGGAAAGAACCGAAGTTCTCTGTGGTCTTTGTGATGCTCACCTGGGGCATGTCTTTGATGACGGGCCACCACCCACGGGGATGCGGTACTGCATAAACTCGGCATCGCTGATCTTCTTTCCGGGAATTATCACAATTCGGCAGGAGTAG
- a CDS encoding sensor histidine kinase: MTENSGQDALTLIEDMIEKGGDIPKDLPGSLEEQEKLKRILGKIHEMHSFISRMSEGDLDAKLSFRGYIAGPLKALQSSLRHLTWQAKMIAEGDLSQRVDFMGDFSLSFNRMVANLADNRDQLISRKEELERSYAALSQANNKLNILSSITRHDILNHVMVIVNYCFLLKEVITDPKLKKQLEAIEFSGKEIQHLIEFTRSYQDLGVLEPMWQRIPVIFTNPTISGLVKDISVQLPDQCYEIFADQMLVKVMYNLVENSIRHGGGVTEIRISYVDEQSLLRIIYEDNGSGISADEKEKVFKRGYGKNTGLGLFLIREILSITDISIKETGTPGKGVRFEMTVPEKYFRRC; this comes from the coding sequence ATGACTGAGAATTCAGGTCAGGATGCACTGACCCTGATCGAAGATATGATTGAGAAAGGGGGAGATATTCCAAAAGATCTCCCCGGTTCTTTGGAGGAACAGGAGAAACTCAAACGAATTCTTGGAAAGATACATGAGATGCATTCTTTTATCTCCCGTATGTCTGAAGGGGATCTGGACGCAAAGCTCTCTTTTCGGGGCTATATCGCGGGTCCCTTGAAGGCTCTTCAGTCATCACTCCGCCACCTTACCTGGCAGGCAAAGATGATTGCAGAGGGGGATCTCTCTCAAAGGGTTGATTTCATGGGAGATTTCTCTCTTTCCTTTAACCGGATGGTAGCAAATCTTGCTGATAACCGGGACCAGCTGATCAGCCGGAAGGAAGAGCTCGAACGGTCATATGCTGCCCTCTCCCAGGCAAATAACAAGCTCAATATCCTCTCTTCCATTACAAGGCATGATATTCTCAATCATGTGATGGTGATTGTGAATTACTGTTTCCTGCTCAAGGAAGTGATTACAGATCCGAAGCTGAAGAAACAACTAGAGGCGATTGAGTTCAGCGGGAAGGAGATCCAGCATCTGATCGAGTTTACGAGGAGTTACCAGGATCTCGGGGTTCTTGAACCTATGTGGCAGCGTATCCCGGTAATTTTTACAAATCCTACCATATCAGGTCTTGTAAAGGATATCTCCGTGCAACTCCCGGACCAGTGTTATGAGATATTTGCCGACCAGATGCTGGTCAAGGTGATGTATAACCTTGTGGAGAACTCGATCCGTCATGGTGGCGGAGTGACTGAAATCCGGATCTCCTATGTGGATGAACAGTCTCTTCTCCGGATTATCTACGAGGACAATGGATCCGGGATCTCAGCAGATGAGAAAGAGAAGGTCTTCAAACGGGGATATGGAAAGAATACCGGTCTTGGTCTCTTCCTTATCAGGGAGATCCTCTCTATCACCGATATCAGTATAAAAGAGACCGGGACACCGGGTAAAGGGGTCAGATTTGAGATGACTGTGCCGGAGAAGTATTTCAGGAGATGTTGA
- a CDS encoding V4R domain-containing protein, producing MGQSRKYEFKWELLGDIEKGRPNLGNTTRLEIYRLMQYTLRDVLEQRYGDAEADKIFREAGRLSGREYYHHLLSGCTGMHDFIRKFQESLRELGIGILRVEEADELSGSFTLTVAEDLDCSGLPELNYPVCTFDEGFIRGILEEMTGSEYEVREVDCWCTGDRTCRFEANVRSS from the coding sequence ATGGGCCAGTCAAGAAAATACGAGTTCAAATGGGAGCTTTTAGGAGATATAGAGAAGGGCAGACCGAATCTTGGGAACACTACCCGGCTTGAGATCTACCGGCTCATGCAATATACGCTCCGTGATGTGCTTGAGCAGCGGTACGGTGATGCTGAAGCAGACAAAATATTCAGGGAAGCCGGACGGTTATCTGGAAGGGAGTATTATCACCACCTGCTTTCCGGATGCACGGGGATGCATGATTTCATCAGGAAATTCCAGGAATCACTCCGGGAGCTGGGTATCGGAATTCTCCGGGTTGAGGAGGCAGATGAGCTGAGTGGCAGTTTTACCCTCACCGTCGCGGAGGATCTTGACTGTTCAGGGCTTCCTGAGCTGAATTATCCGGTATGTACCTTTGACGAAGGGTTTATCCGGGGTATTCTTGAGGAGATGACCGGATCCGAATACGAGGTCAGAGAGGTTGACTGCTGGTGCACCGGAGATAGGACCTGCCGGTTTGAAGCCAATGTCCGCAGTTCCTGA
- a CDS encoding response regulator, with translation MISVLFVDDEPVLVDIGRLFLKRAGDFSVTGVLSGQEAVRLLQENTYDVIISDYQMPGMNGIELLRFVRKQCGDIPFILFTGRGDEAIAGDAVNTGVDFYVQKGGDPKLQFADIAHKIETAVERRRALQAIKASEQRFHDIINFLPDATFAINTEGIIIAWNREIERITGTRAEDMIGRGAYSHAVPFYGSRRPMIIDLLLRPDPGVEASYPSLHRENSIITADGVLYIAGRKHFFLARASFLYDQHGKIAGAIESLRDITPQKESEEKLIRIIQHLPVGLQLFRIEADGRLVCHGGNPAAEEMTGMSGRCAPGKVIEEVFPDDEGRKICIICRKIAMEGGRDSIDNVPLSADGCVKHYNIRMFQTDPGEVAVLYI, from the coding sequence ATGATCTCTGTGCTTTTTGTCGATGATGAACCGGTCCTGGTAGATATTGGGCGTCTGTTTCTTAAACGGGCAGGAGATTTTTCGGTAACCGGGGTTCTGTCAGGGCAGGAGGCAGTCAGACTTCTGCAGGAGAACACCTATGATGTGATCATCTCCGACTACCAGATGCCGGGAATGAATGGTATTGAGCTCCTCCGTTTTGTGAGAAAACAGTGTGGTGATATCCCATTCATCCTCTTTACCGGCCGCGGTGATGAGGCAATTGCTGGGGATGCGGTCAACACCGGAGTGGACTTTTATGTCCAGAAAGGAGGCGACCCAAAGCTTCAGTTTGCAGATATTGCCCATAAGATAGAGACTGCAGTTGAGCGGAGACGGGCACTTCAGGCAATAAAAGCATCAGAGCAGCGGTTCCATGACATCATCAATTTTCTCCCGGACGCAACCTTTGCCATCAATACTGAGGGGATCATCATCGCCTGGAACCGGGAGATTGAGCGGATAACCGGTACCCGTGCTGAAGACATGATCGGGAGGGGTGCATATTCCCATGCAGTCCCGTTTTACGGATCACGACGGCCCATGATCATTGATCTCCTCCTTCGCCCTGATCCTGGTGTTGAAGCTTCCTATCCATCACTTCACCGGGAAAATTCCATCATCACCGCAGATGGAGTGTTGTATATCGCCGGAAGGAAACACTTTTTCCTGGCCAGAGCATCTTTCCTGTATGATCAGCATGGGAAAATAGCCGGAGCAATAGAGAGTCTTCGGGATATTACCCCTCAGAAAGAGTCAGAAGAAAAGCTGATCAGAATTATTCAGCATCTGCCGGTAGGTCTGCAGCTATTCAGGATAGAGGCCGATGGACGACTGGTCTGTCATGGTGGCAATCCGGCTGCTGAAGAGATGACTGGGATGAGCGGGAGATGTGCCCCTGGAAAAGTGATTGAAGAGGTTTTTCCAGATGATGAAGGCCGGAAGATATGTATCATTTGCAGGAAGATTGCCATGGAAGGCGGTCGGGACTCCATAGACAATGTCCCCCTTTCAGCTGACGGATGTGTAAAACACTATAATATCAGGATGTTTCAGACCGACCCTGGAGAAGTTGCTGTACTCTATATCTGA
- a CDS encoding PAS domain S-box protein: MMISVLCVDDEPNMLYLSKTFLEKTGEFVVDTASSAQEALTRLQQTEYDIIVSDYIMPVLSGLDFLRILRKQGNHIPFILVSCRGQEMEIVEAINDGLSGYLTKEGDPAYNFAMLSHRINQVVSLKRSEEGWKESEERFRFLFTHMAEGVALFTLIRDENGNPVDFRFEDVNLRYEEIFNYTADMVRGRCISDIIGYVPCLLACSSVVESKTPIFFEKFLKRPSKYFSISVSPWLETGFAMIFSDITRRVKAEEQLRETSEYLQKLITHAGTPIIVWDKEGNITQVNRAFEDLTGYAQDDLIGRTIRCILPEDDTERLFSIIHLTSLGMHLESTEIPVRIKTGDIRILKWNSANIKDNQGSLRATIALGVDITREKELEEENATAVFQLKRNLAELAILNDGIRNPLAVILACAEFQDETSYPRITHQVWEIDKMIDQLDSRWIESEKILKFLEKHYRIGYTGKSGKYSESSDIDQVSG; this comes from the coding sequence ATGATGATTTCTGTCCTTTGTGTGGACGATGAGCCAAATATGCTCTACTTATCAAAGACATTTCTCGAGAAAACCGGGGAATTTGTCGTTGATACGGCATCATCTGCACAAGAGGCACTCACGCGCTTACAACAAACCGAGTATGATATCATCGTCTCTGATTATATCATGCCGGTGTTATCCGGTTTGGATTTCCTGCGCATACTCAGAAAACAAGGAAATCACATTCCATTTATCCTGGTATCCTGTCGTGGGCAGGAGATGGAGATTGTAGAGGCGATTAATGATGGATTGTCCGGATATCTTACCAAAGAAGGTGATCCTGCCTATAATTTTGCCATGCTCTCTCATCGGATCAATCAGGTCGTGTCCCTGAAGAGATCTGAAGAGGGATGGAAAGAGAGTGAAGAGCGGTTCCGGTTTTTATTTACTCACATGGCCGAAGGGGTTGCTCTCTTCACGCTCATAAGGGATGAGAACGGGAATCCGGTTGATTTCAGGTTTGAAGATGTAAACCTCCGGTATGAGGAGATATTCAATTATACAGCTGATATGGTCAGGGGGAGATGTATATCAGATATTATCGGATACGTCCCCTGCCTTCTGGCATGCAGTTCGGTGGTTGAATCAAAAACCCCAATCTTCTTTGAAAAATTTCTCAAAAGGCCTTCAAAATATTTTTCCATATCCGTATCTCCCTGGCTTGAAACTGGTTTTGCGATGATATTTTCAGATATCACCCGGAGAGTAAAGGCTGAAGAGCAGCTGAGAGAGACGAGTGAATACCTCCAGAAACTTATCACCCATGCGGGGACACCGATCATCGTCTGGGATAAGGAAGGGAACATCACCCAGGTAAATCGGGCATTTGAGGATCTTACCGGGTATGCCCAGGATGACCTGATTGGCAGGACCATCCGGTGCATTCTCCCCGAAGATGATACCGAACGGTTGTTTTCAATCATCCATCTCACCAGCCTTGGCATGCATCTTGAATCAACCGAGATACCGGTCAGGATTAAAACCGGAGATATCAGGATACTGAAGTGGAATTCCGCAAATATTAAAGATAATCAAGGATCACTCCGGGCAACCATCGCTCTTGGAGTCGATATCACCAGGGAGAAAGAACTTGAAGAGGAGAATGCAACCGCAGTCTTCCAGCTCAAACGAAACCTTGCAGAGCTTGCAATCCTCAACGACGGGATTAGAAACCCGCTTGCGGTAATTCTGGCCTGCGCAGAGTTTCAGGATGAGACATCCTACCCCCGGATCACGCACCAGGTCTGGGAGATAGATAAGATGATTGACCAGCTGGACAGCCGGTGGATAGAATCAGAAAAGATCCTGAAATTTCTTGAAAAGCATTATCGTATCGGGTATACCGGCAAATCCGGAAAATACTCCGAGAGTTCAGATATTGATCAGGTATCAGGGTAA
- the eif1A gene encoding translation initiation factor eIF-1A: MSNIDDEWEEEVGASEKAGPDDEIIRVRLPKKSNNEQFAIAELMMGANHIRVRCSDGVTRLGRIKGKMKKRAWIREGDIIIIVPWSFQDDKCDITYRYTPPQRDWLRRNNYL; encoded by the coding sequence ATTAGTAATATTGACGATGAATGGGAAGAGGAAGTAGGTGCATCTGAAAAGGCCGGTCCGGATGATGAAATTATCCGGGTTCGCCTGCCTAAAAAATCCAATAATGAGCAGTTTGCAATTGCGGAGCTGATGATGGGCGCAAATCACATCAGGGTCCGGTGCTCTGATGGGGTTACCCGTCTTGGCAGAATTAAAGGGAAGATGAAAAAACGAGCCTGGATACGGGAGGGTGATATTATCATCATCGTGCCCTGGAGTTTTCAGGACGACAAATGCGACATAACCTACCGGTACACTCCCCCTCAGCGGGATTGGCTCCGTCGGAATAATTATCTGTAA